A single genomic interval of Candidatus Bathyarchaeota archaeon harbors:
- a CDS encoding IMP dehydrogenase, whose product MGPKLRELEHWFSYDELLILPSSSSVEPYQVSLESRVTRGIRVKVPIVSSPMDYVTESRMAIAMARMGAIGAIHRNMSVEKEVKEVKTVKSVYGGEGATVDEDGRLRVIAASGPFDEERAIALDKAGADAVLIDCAHGHNLRVVKFARRIREKLSCELIVGNIVTPEAVRDYVDIADAFRVGLGSGSICITNEVTGVGAPQASAVHNVYLEARSYGIPVIADGGISSSGDIVKALALGADSVMLGYLLAGTDETPGRVLDGELIGLKGLFKPYRGMGARSVIDKTDRYLRRTKYAPEGVEAIVEYRGSVREVLKDLVEGVKQGFGYVGAADLEELRRRARFITVTPSRKRRKGLRRISLEQWEKLVRNSL is encoded by the coding sequence ATGGGGCCTAAGCTTAGAGAACTGGAGCACTGGTTTAGCTATGACGAGCTGCTGATTCTGCCTTCATCCTCGTCGGTCGAGCCTTACCAGGTTTCGCTAGAGTCTAGGGTGACTAGAGGTATCAGGGTTAAGGTTCCGATAGTTAGCTCACCGATGGATTACGTGACCGAAAGCAGGATGGCTATAGCTATGGCTAGGATGGGGGCTATAGGGGCGATCCATAGGAATATGAGCGTGGAGAAGGAGGTGAAGGAGGTTAAAACCGTTAAGAGCGTCTATGGAGGTGAGGGGGCTACCGTCGACGAGGATGGGAGACTCAGGGTCATAGCTGCATCAGGCCCCTTCGACGAGGAGAGGGCTATAGCGCTCGATAAGGCAGGTGCAGACGCCGTGCTTATAGACTGTGCTCACGGGCATAACCTCAGGGTCGTGAAGTTTGCGAGAAGGATCAGGGAGAAGCTCTCCTGCGAGCTTATAGTCGGAAACATAGTGACCCCTGAAGCCGTTAGGGATTACGTGGATATAGCGGACGCGTTCAGGGTCGGCTTAGGAAGCGGCTCTATATGTATAACCAACGAGGTCACGGGCGTAGGGGCGCCCCAGGCTTCAGCTGTTCACAACGTATACCTCGAGGCTAGGAGCTACGGGATCCCCGTAATAGCTGACGGAGGTATAAGTAGCAGCGGGGACATAGTGAAGGCCCTAGCGCTTGGCGCAGACTCTGTTATGCTAGGCTACCTTCTCGCCGGTACAGATGAGACCCCTGGGAGAGTCCTAGACGGAGAGCTGATCGGGTTGAAAGGGTTGTTTAAGCCCTATAGGGGTATGGGGGCTAGAAGCGTCATAGATAAGACCGATAGGTATCTGAGGAGGACGAAGTACGCACCCGAGGGGGTGGAAGCCATAGTCGAGTATAGAGGTAGCGTCAGAGAGGTACTTAAAGACCTAGTCGAAGGGGTTAAACAAGGCTTCGGATATGTGGGAGCCGCTGACCTAGAGGAGCTGCGGAGAAGAGCTAGGTTCATAACCGTTACACCTAGTCGGAAGAGGAGGAAAGGGCTTAGGAGGATAAGCCTAGAACAGTGGGAGAAGCTTGTTAGAAACAGCCTGTAG
- a CDS encoding ABC transporter permease: MIESATELLAMMISAGTPLLLSTLGEIYAERSGILNLGVEGMMALGAVVAFYVTLMTGNPALGLAVAALAGLALSSLHAFVSITIRSNQVVSGLALSMLGIGLSSLIGKGLIGMPLRHALEKLEVPLLRDIPLLGAFFRQNALTYLSYLLAASLWFIMFKTRIGVCIRMTGENPRAADTMGVNVFKLRYLCTLLGGALAGLGGAYLSIAYTPAWIEGMTAGQGWIALALVIFAAWNPLYALAGAYLFGGIRVLQYRLQPLGISPPLLQTLPYVCTIVVLVAFSTEKLRRKLGAPSALGKPYSREER; encoded by the coding sequence ATGATCGAATCTGCCACGGAGCTACTTGCTATGATGATAAGCGCTGGTACGCCGCTTCTTCTATCTACTCTAGGCGAGATCTACGCCGAACGCTCAGGCATACTCAACCTCGGCGTAGAGGGTATGATGGCGTTGGGGGCGGTCGTGGCTTTCTACGTCACTTTAATGACCGGGAACCCTGCTCTCGGCCTGGCTGTGGCGGCTCTAGCCGGGTTAGCTCTCTCGTCTCTTCACGCCTTCGTCTCGATAACCATACGCTCGAACCAGGTGGTTTCAGGCCTCGCTCTATCGATGCTCGGTATAGGGTTGAGCTCCCTCATAGGTAAGGGTCTTATCGGTATGCCCCTCCGCCATGCATTAGAGAAGCTTGAGGTCCCCCTTCTAAGGGATATTCCCTTACTCGGAGCCTTCTTCAGGCAGAATGCCCTGACATACCTCTCCTACCTCCTAGCCGCATCGCTGTGGTTTATCATGTTCAAGACTAGGATAGGCGTATGCATAAGGATGACGGGGGAAAACCCGCGGGCAGCCGATACGATGGGAGTAAACGTCTTCAAGCTCAGATACCTCTGCACTCTTCTCGGAGGGGCGTTAGCCGGCTTAGGAGGCGCATACCTAAGCATAGCCTACACCCCTGCATGGATAGAGGGTATGACGGCTGGGCAGGGTTGGATAGCCCTAGCCCTCGTGATATTCGCCGCGTGGAACCCGCTTTACGCGTTAGCAGGGGCCTACCTCTTCGGCGGGATAAGGGTCTTACAGTATCGGCTTCAGCCTCTAGGCATATCTCCCCCGCTTCTACAGACACTTCCATACGTATGCACGATAGTCGTGCTGGTAGCGTTCAGCACCGAGAAGCTTAGGAGAAAGCTTGGAGCCCCATCGGCCCTAGGGAAGCCTTACTCCAGAGAAGAGAGGTAG
- a CDS encoding ABC transporter permease, producing the protein MKAVKERFLPVAVKLFTKLLAILLGLGISAVVFAAYGVDPLYAYSLMVTKSLSFRGASEVLTKFIPLQLCGIGLIVAFKSGMWNIGAEGQMLLGATFATWIALFLDVPEFSRLPLIFLFGLAAGAGWALIPALLKVKFEVNEVITTLMMNYIASSLVNYLVYGPWKGAKEWGFPYTDKFPKSVWLPTIAGTRIHWPTLLIAILTAFLVYFLLVKTTVGFEIRVSGQSKRAAEYAGINYGRALLISMAISGALAGLAGVGEVCGIHHRLRYASSISSGYGYAGIIVAWLSELNAVASVLSALFMAFLFAGGDLMQVSLGLPIGVVDVFNGSILISLLVSEAFGRYKPKWRFRSK; encoded by the coding sequence TTGAAAGCGGTTAAGGAAAGGTTTCTACCGGTAGCCGTCAAGCTGTTTACTAAGCTTTTAGCTATACTGCTGGGCTTAGGTATATCTGCGGTCGTATTCGCCGCATACGGGGTCGACCCCCTCTACGCGTACTCGCTCATGGTGACGAAGTCCCTGAGCTTCCGAGGCGCAAGCGAGGTTTTAACCAAGTTCATACCGCTTCAGCTGTGTGGGATAGGGCTTATAGTGGCGTTCAAATCCGGTATGTGGAATATAGGCGCTGAGGGGCAGATGCTCCTAGGTGCCACGTTCGCCACCTGGATCGCCCTTTTCCTCGACGTTCCCGAGTTTTCCAGGTTACCCTTGATATTTCTATTCGGTTTAGCGGCTGGAGCGGGGTGGGCGCTTATCCCAGCCCTTCTCAAAGTGAAGTTCGAGGTAAACGAGGTCATAACGACCTTGATGATGAACTATATCGCAAGCTCTCTGGTCAACTACCTCGTCTATGGGCCTTGGAAGGGAGCTAAGGAGTGGGGTTTCCCCTACACGGATAAGTTCCCCAAGTCGGTGTGGCTACCCACCATAGCAGGCACTAGGATCCACTGGCCAACCCTGTTGATAGCGATCCTGACGGCTTTTCTAGTATACTTTCTACTCGTTAAAACCACGGTCGGTTTCGAGATAAGGGTTAGCGGGCAGAGCAAAAGGGCTGCTGAGTACGCGGGGATAAACTATGGCAGGGCGTTGTTGATAAGTATGGCTATAAGCGGTGCTTTAGCTGGGTTGGCCGGCGTAGGAGAGGTCTGCGGGATCCATCATCGTCTTAGATACGCCTCGTCCATATCGTCGGGTTATGGATACGCGGGCATAATAGTGGCTTGGCTCAGCGAGCTAAACGCGGTAGCCTCGGTCTTGTCGGCTCTTTTCATGGCGTTCCTATTCGCGGGTGGGGACCTGATGCAGGTGTCTCTGGGGCTTCCGATAGGGGTTGTAGACGTGTTCAACGGCAGCATCCTGATATCCCTCCTGGTGTCCGAGGCCTTCGGAAGATACAAGCCTAAGTGGAGGTTTAGGTCAAAATGA
- a CDS encoding ABC transporter ATP-binding protein: MVGITKRFPGVLANDSVNFELRSGEVHGLLGENGAGKTTLMNILYGIYRPDEGEIYVDDRRVRIRSPRDAIRLGIGRVPQFPELVDKLSVAENLAVLFPENIVSRKRLEEIRSLAEKYGLPINVDAMVYELSLGERQRVEVVKALLRGARILILDEPTTVLTPKEVDTLFEALKKMRNEGKGIIFVSHKLSEVLSITDRVTVLRRGRVIATLETADTDEEELTRLMVGRRIVQRYERKKVPPGEEVLRVENVYVLNDKGGEAVRGISFTVRRGEIFGIAGVAGNGQKELIEAIAGLRRVERGRIIVGGEEIRTPYQFRKYASHIPDDRMGMGVLPSLSVLDNLSLTLYRRFSRMGIIDMDDLRRFAEKLVERYKIVTPSLRAPAWQLSGGNIARLILARETAMGCRLLIAVHPTFGLDVASTDEVRRTLLRLRDKTAVLLVSEDLDEILQLSDRIGVMYRGRFIGVLEADEADPEKVGLMMGGVAVESG; the protein is encoded by the coding sequence ATGGTCGGGATCACGAAACGTTTCCCAGGTGTTTTAGCTAACGACTCTGTAAACTTCGAGCTGAGGAGCGGTGAGGTTCATGGGCTTCTAGGGGAGAACGGTGCTGGAAAGACGACTCTGATGAATATTCTATACGGCATCTATCGGCCTGATGAAGGCGAGATCTACGTGGACGATAGGAGGGTTCGCATAAGGTCTCCTCGGGATGCGATAAGGCTGGGGATAGGAAGGGTCCCCCAGTTTCCTGAGCTTGTCGATAAGTTAAGTGTTGCAGAAAACCTGGCGGTGCTCTTCCCCGAAAACATAGTGAGCCGAAAGAGGCTTGAAGAGATCCGTAGTCTGGCCGAGAAGTATGGGTTACCGATAAACGTCGACGCTATGGTTTACGAGCTATCTCTCGGCGAGAGGCAGAGGGTCGAGGTGGTGAAGGCTCTCCTTAGGGGAGCTAGGATATTGATACTCGACGAGCCTACGACGGTTTTAACACCTAAGGAGGTCGACACGCTTTTCGAAGCCCTCAAGAAGATGAGGAATGAAGGTAAGGGGATAATATTCGTCTCCCACAAGCTCTCGGAGGTGCTTAGCATAACCGACAGAGTCACTGTGCTCAGAAGGGGGAGGGTGATCGCGACCCTAGAGACCGCAGACACAGACGAGGAGGAGCTTACTAGGCTCATGGTCGGGAGGAGGATTGTGCAGAGATACGAGCGGAAGAAAGTTCCACCTGGTGAAGAAGTTTTACGGGTGGAGAACGTTTACGTGTTGAACGACAAAGGCGGGGAGGCCGTAAGGGGGATAAGCTTCACCGTAAGGAGGGGTGAGATCTTTGGGATAGCCGGTGTAGCCGGGAACGGTCAGAAGGAGCTTATCGAAGCCATAGCCGGTCTTAGGAGGGTGGAGAGGGGGAGGATAATCGTAGGCGGGGAGGAGATAAGGACACCCTATCAGTTCCGGAAGTATGCGTCACATATCCCTGACGACCGGATGGGTATGGGTGTACTCCCATCCCTAAGCGTCCTCGATAACCTGTCTCTAACCCTATACCGGAGGTTTTCCAGGATGGGTATTATAGACATGGACGACCTGAGACGTTTCGCCGAAAAGCTTGTGGAGAGGTATAAGATAGTGACACCTTCTTTAAGAGCTCCTGCATGGCAGCTTTCAGGCGGCAACATCGCTAGGCTTATCTTGGCTAGGGAGACCGCTATGGGGTGTAGACTATTGATAGCCGTCCATCCGACGTTCGGCTTAGACGTGGCCTCTACGGACGAGGTTAGACGAACCCTACTTAGGCTGAGGGATAAAACCGCGGTCCTCCTGGTCTCAGAGGACCTCGACGAGATACTTCAGCTGAGCGATAGGATAGGTGTGATGTACAGGGGAAGATTTATAGGCGTTCTGGAGGCTGATGAGGCTGACCCAGAGAAGGTGGGGTTGATGATGGGAGGCGTGGCCGTTGAAAGCGGTTAA
- a CDS encoding BMP family ABC transporter substrate-binding protein — translation MRTTYIVVGLIIGLLVGVVVGYSIPRPVVPVEEYNALQDEYNALQSEYNALKADYENISAQLAELKKPLKVGFIYIGPIGDYGWTHAHEQARQYLEKVFPWIETVYVESVSEADCPGVIDRLIDEGCDVVFTTSFGFMDATIEAGEKYPDKIFFHCSGYKRRANVGTYFAEFYQLYYLNGLMAGALTKTNKIGYVAAHPIPEVIRHINAFALGVKEVNPDAVIDVRWLFAWYDPAAAREAAESLISWGADVLAFTEDSPTVIEVCEEHYKAGNPVYCFSHYSPMQEFGPDVCVSGQLVHWEVIYADIVSKIYAGYYNSSNLENVDYWWMLREGAVELGGEFGVPINPKFVPVLQSIYVDHKEFGKISVYDLVMKRLEQMSEDTVVFDPFTGPIYDNQGNLRVEAGRRMTHDELWTIDWFVDNVVASIPE, via the coding sequence ATGAGGACGACGTATATCGTGGTCGGACTGATAATAGGACTATTGGTCGGAGTCGTAGTAGGCTACAGTATCCCAAGACCGGTCGTGCCGGTCGAGGAGTATAATGCGCTCCAAGACGAATATAATGCGCTTCAAAGCGAGTACAATGCTCTGAAGGCTGATTACGAGAATATCTCCGCTCAGCTAGCGGAGTTGAAGAAGCCTCTAAAGGTGGGATTCATCTACATCGGCCCGATAGGGGATTATGGATGGACCCATGCGCACGAACAGGCGAGGCAGTACCTCGAGAAGGTTTTTCCGTGGATCGAGACCGTGTATGTGGAAAGCGTTTCAGAAGCCGACTGTCCCGGTGTCATCGACAGGCTTATCGACGAAGGCTGCGACGTCGTTTTCACGACGAGCTTCGGGTTTATGGATGCCACAATAGAGGCCGGTGAAAAATACCCTGATAAGATATTCTTCCACTGCTCAGGCTATAAGAGGAGGGCCAACGTAGGCACCTACTTCGCGGAGTTCTACCAGCTGTACTATCTAAACGGGCTCATGGCCGGTGCTTTGACCAAGACGAACAAGATAGGCTACGTCGCCGCCCACCCGATACCTGAGGTTATCAGGCATATCAACGCCTTCGCCCTGGGCGTGAAAGAGGTTAACCCGGACGCTGTCATCGACGTCAGGTGGCTCTTCGCCTGGTACGACCCCGCGGCGGCTAGGGAGGCAGCTGAGTCTCTGATATCTTGGGGTGCAGATGTCCTAGCCTTCACAGAGGACTCGCCTACGGTCATAGAGGTCTGCGAGGAGCACTATAAGGCGGGTAACCCCGTCTATTGCTTCAGCCACTACAGCCCCATGCAGGAGTTCGGCCCCGATGTCTGCGTCAGCGGTCAGCTTGTCCACTGGGAAGTCATATACGCCGACATAGTTAGCAAGATATATGCTGGGTATTACAACTCTTCGAACCTCGAGAACGTCGACTACTGGTGGATGCTTAGAGAAGGTGCCGTCGAGCTTGGCGGCGAATTCGGCGTCCCGATAAACCCGAAGTTCGTGCCCGTGCTACAGAGCATCTACGTAGACCATAAGGAATTCGGAAAGATCAGCGTATACGACTTGGTTATGAAGAGGCTTGAGCAGATGTCTGAGGACACCGTGGTCTTCGACCCGTTCACCGGACCCATATACGATAACCAAGGTAATCTGAGGGTTGAGGCCGGTAGGAGGATGACCCACGACGAACTTTGGACCATAGACTGGTTCGTCGACAACGTGGTCGCCAGCATCCCGGAGTAA
- a CDS encoding NAD(P)/FAD-dependent oxidoreductase — protein MQYDVVIVGCGPAGIFAALELAEKSNLSVLMLEKGYDIEKRICPALTSGTCTRSCRPCHLLNGWGGAGAFSDGKLILSPDVGGWLIDYITRGELENLMKYVDRFYLKFGAPSRLYGGDKDFIEDIQRKATLAGLNLIPMTLRHMGTDKTRFVLKAARDYLKDRVEVRFGKEVSRIVVNGGKVVGVETSDGDFYKARYVILAPGRSGAEWLQNEARRLNLGLESNPIDLGVRVEVPAAVMEHLTDVLYEPKFVFYSKSFDDMVRVFCVCPHGEVITEIYEDVLTVNGQSYYDKKTENTNFAILVSVSFTEPFKEPIAYGKYIARLANIIGGGVIVQRLGDLKRGRRSTHERIKRSIVKPTLENATPGDLSFVLPYRYLTDILEMLEALDHLAPGVFSNHTLLYGVEVKFYSARVKLSRNLETKIKNLYVAGDGAGLTRGLAQASVSGVIAARSILAKEGITA, from the coding sequence TTGCAGTACGACGTCGTGATAGTAGGTTGTGGACCCGCTGGCATATTTGCGGCTTTAGAACTCGCCGAGAAAAGCAACCTCTCGGTGCTTATGCTCGAGAAGGGCTATGACATAGAGAAACGGATATGCCCAGCTTTAACGTCTGGAACCTGCACTAGGAGCTGTAGACCCTGCCATCTATTAAACGGTTGGGGCGGAGCCGGAGCGTTCAGCGACGGCAAGCTCATACTGTCTCCAGACGTAGGCGGATGGCTTATAGACTATATAACGAGGGGCGAGCTCGAGAACCTTATGAAGTATGTGGACAGGTTTTACCTCAAGTTCGGAGCGCCCAGCAGACTCTACGGAGGAGATAAGGATTTCATAGAGGACATCCAAAGGAAAGCCACGTTAGCAGGCTTAAACCTCATACCTATGACCCTCAGACACATGGGTACCGATAAAACTAGGTTCGTGTTAAAAGCGGCTAGAGACTACTTGAAGGATAGGGTTGAAGTTAGGTTCGGGAAAGAGGTTTCGAGAATCGTCGTTAACGGCGGAAAAGTCGTCGGAGTCGAGACGTCTGACGGAGACTTCTACAAGGCTAGGTACGTTATCTTAGCACCCGGTAGAAGCGGTGCGGAGTGGCTTCAAAACGAGGCTAGACGCCTAAACCTAGGTCTCGAAAGCAACCCGATAGACCTAGGGGTCAGGGTGGAGGTGCCGGCCGCCGTGATGGAGCACCTGACCGATGTGCTTTATGAGCCTAAGTTCGTGTTCTACTCGAAGTCGTTCGACGATATGGTTAGGGTCTTCTGCGTATGCCCCCACGGCGAAGTCATCACCGAGATATACGAGGATGTATTAACCGTCAACGGTCAAAGCTACTACGATAAGAAAACCGAAAACACGAACTTCGCGATACTCGTCAGCGTATCCTTCACAGAGCCTTTTAAAGAACCCATAGCATATGGGAAGTACATAGCTAGACTCGCGAACATAATAGGCGGAGGCGTCATAGTTCAGAGGCTCGGAGACCTCAAGAGAGGTAGAAGGTCGACCCACGAACGTATTAAACGTAGTATAGTGAAGCCTACCTTAGAAAACGCTACACCCGGAGACCTAAGCTTCGTACTACCCTACAGGTATTTGACGGACATACTAGAGATGCTGGAGGCCTTAGACCATCTAGCTCCAGGCGTGTTCTCAAACCACACGCTTCTCTACGGAGTCGAAGTCAAATTCTACTCGGCTAGGGTTAAACTGAGCAGAAACCTCGAGACGAAGATTAAGAACCTTTACGTCGCAGGCGACGGTGCAGGTTTAACCAGAGGACTCGCTCAAGCATCGGTATCAGGTGTCATAGCGGCTAGGTCTATACTAGCTAAGGAGGGAATAACGGCCTAG
- a CDS encoding ribosome biogenesis/translation initiation ATPase RLI: MVRVAVLDRERCKPEDCGLVCIRFCPPVRNGLDAIKLGEDGKPVVNERLCVGCGICVRKCPFKALSIVNLPEELEEDCSHRFGVNAFKLYRLPIPSPGRVTGLVGKNGVGKTTSLMILAGIIKPNLGRLDAPPDWDDIIEYYGGSPLQEHFKRLSSGSLKVAYKPQYVDKIPRVYKGVVKELLSKVDERGLMDVICDELELNEVLNRDLAVLSGGELQRVAVAATWLREADVYFFDEPSSYLDVKQRLSVARVIRRLSEEGKAVVVSEHDLAILDYLSDQICIIYGDPGVYGIVSRPHPVRDGINIFLRGYIPDENMRFRRDEIRFHVKPPLDRRSSEENIVVKWGGLVKRFEDFSLKVEPGEIRVGEVIGILGPNGIGKTTFVKILAGVLEPDEGEIPSKTLRISYKPQYLSAEAYSGTVEELFRKALGDKSDSSFLEEELIQPMGIYKLLDREVSNLSGGELQKVAIALCLSRDADLYLLDEPSAYLDVEERFVMTKVIRRIVENFRKAALVVEHDLSAADFVADRLMVFTGKPGLEGRALTPMPLRQGMNAFLRELDVTFRRDPDTGRPRVNKEGSRLDRYQKSIGEYYYAPEE; this comes from the coding sequence ATGGTTAGGGTCGCCGTTCTCGACAGGGAGAGGTGTAAACCTGAGGACTGCGGTCTAGTGTGTATAAGGTTCTGCCCTCCTGTCAGGAACGGTTTAGACGCCATAAAGCTGGGTGAAGACGGTAAACCGGTCGTGAACGAGAGGCTCTGCGTCGGATGCGGTATATGCGTCAGGAAATGTCCGTTTAAGGCGTTATCCATCGTAAACCTCCCCGAGGAGCTCGAGGAAGACTGTTCTCATAGGTTTGGGGTGAACGCGTTCAAGCTCTACCGCCTTCCTATACCGTCACCCGGCAGGGTCACCGGTTTGGTCGGTAAGAACGGCGTCGGCAAGACCACATCTCTGATGATACTCGCCGGCATCATAAAACCCAACCTCGGTAGGCTTGACGCGCCTCCGGACTGGGACGACATAATCGAATACTACGGCGGCTCCCCCCTGCAGGAGCATTTCAAGAGGCTTAGCTCAGGCTCTCTTAAAGTGGCCTATAAGCCTCAGTATGTGGATAAGATCCCCAGGGTCTATAAGGGCGTAGTCAAGGAGCTTCTATCTAAGGTCGACGAGCGGGGTCTTATGGATGTAATATGCGATGAGCTTGAGCTTAACGAGGTCTTAAACAGGGACCTAGCCGTATTAAGCGGTGGAGAACTTCAAAGAGTCGCGGTGGCGGCTACGTGGCTAAGAGAGGCTGACGTATATTTTTTCGACGAACCTTCGAGCTACTTGGATGTTAAACAGAGGCTCTCCGTGGCGAGGGTCATAAGAAGGCTCAGCGAGGAGGGTAAGGCCGTGGTCGTGAGCGAGCACGACCTGGCGATATTAGACTACCTATCGGATCAAATATGTATAATTTACGGCGACCCGGGTGTGTACGGGATCGTATCACGTCCACACCCCGTCAGAGACGGGATAAACATTTTCCTCCGAGGATATATCCCAGACGAAAACATGCGTTTCAGGAGGGATGAGATAAGGTTCCACGTTAAACCCCCGCTTGACAGACGTAGCTCTGAGGAAAACATCGTGGTCAAGTGGGGTGGTCTTGTCAAACGCTTCGAAGACTTCTCTCTTAAGGTAGAGCCTGGTGAGATAAGGGTCGGAGAGGTCATAGGTATACTGGGTCCAAACGGGATAGGTAAGACGACGTTCGTTAAGATACTAGCTGGTGTCCTAGAGCCGGATGAGGGTGAAATTCCGTCTAAGACCTTGAGGATAAGCTATAAGCCTCAGTATCTCTCGGCTGAAGCCTACAGTGGTACGGTCGAAGAGCTCTTCAGAAAGGCTCTGGGCGACAAATCCGACTCGAGTTTTCTAGAGGAAGAGCTCATACAGCCGATGGGGATCTATAAGCTTCTCGATAGAGAGGTTTCGAACTTAAGCGGTGGGGAACTTCAGAAAGTCGCCATAGCGCTGTGCCTGTCGAGAGACGCGGACCTTTACCTTCTAGACGAGCCGAGTGCATACCTCGATGTCGAGGAGAGGTTCGTCATGACCAAGGTGATCAGGAGGATCGTCGAAAACTTCAGGAAGGCTGCTCTCGTCGTAGAGCACGACCTCTCGGCGGCGGATTTCGTAGCCGACAGGCTTATGGTCTTCACCGGTAAGCCAGGCTTAGAAGGTAGGGCTTTGACCCCTATGCCGCTTAGACAGGGTATGAACGCGTTCCTCAGAGAGCTTGACGTAACCTTCAGGAGAGACCCGGACACCGGTAGACCGAGGGTTAACAAAGAAGGCTCTAGGCTGGATCGGTATCAGAAATCCATAGGGGAATACTATTACGCACCTGAGGAGTGA
- a CDS encoding ABC transporter ATP-binding protein, translating to MSIVVETKDLKKDYPLRGEVVHALRGINLTVERGEYLSIMGPSGSGKTTLFNMIGGLDDPTSGVVLIDGMDIAKMSKKEKAWLRAHKVGYIFQTFNLIPVLTALDNVALPMVFTGKPKEERIKKAEELLKLVGLGERLHHRPTELSGGQQQRVAIARALANDPSIILADEPTGNLDLNTGFAIVNLLYRLKVERNTTVICATHDLKMIDVSDRIAWIRDGQIERIEKRQSVALTSEDIKIEV from the coding sequence ATGTCGATCGTTGTCGAGACGAAAGATTTGAAGAAGGATTATCCGCTTAGGGGAGAAGTCGTACATGCCCTGAGGGGTATAAACCTGACCGTGGAGAGGGGTGAGTACCTATCGATCATGGGCCCCTCTGGTAGCGGCAAGACTACGCTCTTCAACATGATCGGTGGTCTCGATGATCCTACGTCCGGAGTCGTTTTGATCGACGGTATGGACATAGCTAAGATGAGTAAGAAGGAGAAGGCCTGGCTGAGGGCTCATAAAGTAGGCTATATCTTCCAGACGTTCAACCTGATACCGGTTCTGACGGCTCTGGATAACGTAGCGCTACCTATGGTCTTCACAGGTAAGCCTAAGGAAGAGAGGATCAAGAAGGCTGAGGAGCTTCTCAAGCTAGTAGGTCTTGGAGAGAGGCTCCACCACAGACCCACTGAGCTTTCGGGTGGCCAGCAGCAGAGGGTCGCTATCGCTAGGGCTTTGGCCAACGACCCCTCGATCATACTGGCGGATGAGCCTACCGGAAACCTAGACCTGAACACGGGCTTCGCCATCGTGAACCTTCTCTACAGGCTTAAGGTCGAGAGAAACACCACGGTCATATGCGCCACGCACGACCTGAAGATGATCGACGTTTCAGACCGTATCGCGTGGATACGAGACGGGCAGATAGAGCGTATAGAGAAACGTCAGTCCGTGGCGTTAACGTCTGAAGACATTAAGATAGAGGTCTAG
- a CDS encoding DUF359 domain-containing protein produces the protein MGDLGRRFLRVLTDELRVLLKKPVGILVRGEPWETVVEVRRILEAEKPPKTVAVGDVVSETLLETGLEADLYITDAKSLRVEREEPKLDAIVDQIQTVVNPPGHISSEAEEAVRTCLRSSRRCWIKVRGEEDLLALVAIAEVPLGSVVLYGQPGEGVVVVCVDEAVKQWARTVIESMPVVQANC, from the coding sequence TTGGGAGACCTAGGTCGACGGTTTCTGAGGGTTTTGACCGATGAGCTTAGGGTTTTGCTTAAAAAGCCAGTTGGGATTCTTGTCAGGGGGGAGCCTTGGGAGACCGTCGTAGAGGTTAGGAGGATCCTAGAGGCCGAGAAGCCTCCTAAGACTGTGGCGGTCGGAGATGTCGTGTCTGAAACCTTGCTGGAGACGGGTTTAGAAGCCGACTTGTATATCACAGACGCTAAGAGCCTACGCGTCGAAAGGGAAGAACCTAAACTAGATGCGATAGTAGACCAGATTCAGACGGTAGTCAATCCTCCAGGCCATATATCGTCCGAGGCCGAAGAGGCTGTTAGAACATGCTTAAGAAGTAGCCGTAGATGTTGGATTAAAGTCAGGGGGGAGGAGGACCTTTTAGCGTTGGTTGCGATAGCGGAAGTCCCGCTTGGGTCTGTAGTGCTCTACGGTCAGCCTGGTGAGGGTGTCGTTGTGGTATGCGTCGACGAAGCTGTTAAACAGTGGGCTAGGACGGTTATAGAGTCTATGCCCGTCGTTCAGGCGAACTGTTAG
- the hisI gene encoding phosphoribosyl-AMP cyclohydrolase, whose protein sequence is MEDDVNPGKPTVQTPVSLEDAERIAETLNYRHNGGFVVAVAQDASNGEVLMVAFMNKEAFIKTLTTGLAHYWSLSRWKLWRKGEQSGHIQYVKEVYLDCDADAVLLKVEQVGYACHEGYRSCFHRKIYG, encoded by the coding sequence ATGGAGGACGACGTAAACCCGGGTAAGCCGACCGTGCAAACCCCTGTGAGTCTCGAAGACGCCGAGCGGATTGCGGAGACCCTCAACTACCGGCATAACGGTGGGTTTGTAGTCGCCGTGGCTCAGGACGCTTCGAACGGGGAGGTGTTGATGGTCGCCTTCATGAACAAGGAGGCGTTCATAAAGACGTTGACAACCGGCTTAGCCCACTACTGGAGCCTATCTAGGTGGAAGCTCTGGCGTAAAGGTGAGCAATCTGGACATATACAGTACGTTAAGGAGGTTTACCTCGACTGCGACGCCGACGCGGTCCTACTTAAGGTGGAGCAAGTCGGATACGCCTGTCATGAAGGATACCGCTCCTGTTTCCACAGAAAAATCTACGGCTAA